A genomic region of Homalodisca vitripennis isolate AUS2020 chromosome 5, UT_GWSS_2.1, whole genome shotgun sequence contains the following coding sequences:
- the LOC124363628 gene encoding uncharacterized protein LOC124363628, whose amino-acid sequence MSTLRKENEELRLKNHNLTSDVRNLKERVRSLEQYTRKNNLEISGVPETPNEDTICLLKDIAKTIGVEVDVTHLNAAYRIPSFNKRRPPPIIVQFQQRIIKDMWLKKFKETRNLSAKQVNPAYPDQRVYISDHLSPENKQFLTKLKAKCSEVGYKFAWTRDGKFFVRKDEGDKCQKIDTVEDIEKLK is encoded by the coding sequence ATGAGTACACTCAGGAAAGAAAATGAAGAACTAAGGCTTAAAAATCATAACCTAACCTCTGATGTACGTAACCTGAAGGAGAGAGTACGGTCGCTGGAACAGTACACGCGAAAAAATAACCTAGAAATAAGTGGGGTGCCAGAAACTCCTAATGAAGACACAATATGCCTTCTAAAGGACATTGCTAAAACTATTGGAGTTGAAGTAGATGTAACCCACTTAAATGCTGCATACCGTATTCCTTCCTTCAATAAGCGCCGACCACCACCCATAATTGTACAGTTCcaacaaagaataataaaagatatGTGGTTAAAGAAATTCAAGGAAACACGAAACCTAAGTGCCAAGCAAGTAAACCCCGCCTATCCAGACCAACGAGTATACATCAGTGACCACCTTTCTCCGGAAAACAAGCAATTTCTAACAAAGCTAAAGGCAAAATGCAGTGAAGTGGGCTACAAGTTCGCATGGACCAGAGATGGTAAATTCTTTGTGAGAAAGGATGAAGGGGACAAATGTCAAAAAATTGATACTGTTGAGGACATTGAGAAGTTGAAATAA